Proteins encoded within one genomic window of Trichoderma asperellum chromosome 2, complete sequence:
- a CDS encoding uncharacterized protein (EggNog:ENOG41~TransMembrane:7 (o54-74i86-103o115-137i149-170o190-215i227-246o261-279i)) encodes MGSTAFGNFNDFCKDSTLPVCNLLSQKFHNQTGPWGGCELRGISLSGGRHLGNIGSIILCGLGIVMATFLILKADKKKAAVGRREIQLFLIGYILISICEIFSVGEFPLNDTVRIAFSGIHLGAIIATTWILMLNAVVGYQLLDDGTPLSLGLLAISSGALFIGTGYIALDTGFSWTGFWDSSYHLPNRNIALYVLYQLIPLIFLVAFYVLETILVLRVLGELRPMIYLSGAALLFAIGQIFNYVISKYICDGSSGKVDGALFETFFTLLAVGMIFVFWSSITEDDWPMPATESYTSPGYTASAGYAGQAYAGQSYSQGYSSQSYNTQPYN; translated from the exons ATGGGGTCCACGGCTTTTGGAAACTTCAAT GACTTTTGCAAAGATTCGACTTTGCCAGTCTGCAAT CTTCTATCTCAAAAATTCCACAACCAAACCGGTCCATGGGGAGGATGTGAGCTCAGAGGGATTTCGCTGAGCGGCGGCCGTCACCTGGGCAACATTGGATCAATTATCCTGTGCGGCCTTGGTATTGTTATGGCGACCTTCTTGATCCTCAAGGCggacaagaaaaaggctgCCGTGGGCCGTCG CGAGATCCAGCTATTCCTCATCGGCTATATCCTTATTAGCATCTGCGAGATTTTCTCTGTTGGCGAGTTCCCTCTCAACGATACTGTGCGAATA GCTTTTAGCGGCATTCACCTTGGGGCCATTATCGCAACTACTTGGATTCTTATGTTGAACGCTGTTGTTGGATACCAGTTGCTGGACGATGGAACCCCATTGTCTCTTGGCCTGCTGGCGATTTCCTCTGGCGCGCTCTTCATTGGCACTGGCTATATTGCTCTCGACACGGGCTTCAGCTGGACCGGATTTTGGGACAGCAGCTACCATCTCCCGAACCGAAACATTGCCCTCTACGTGCTATACCAGCTCATCCCGCTGATATTTCTCGTTGCATTCTATGTTCTTGAGACTATCCTTGTGCTACGAGTTCTAGGAGAGCTCCGCCCGATGATATATTTGTCCGGAGCAGCACTACTTTTCGCCATTGGCCAAATTTTCAACTACGTGATCAGCAAGTACATCTGCGATGGGAGTAGCGGCAAGGTGGATGGAGCCCTCTTTGAGACGTTTTTCACGCTTCTGGCCGTCGGCATGATTTTTGTCTTCTGGTCAAGCATCACCGAGGACGACTGGCCCATGCCTGCAACAGAATCGTACACATCCCCGGGCTATACTGCCAGTGCCGGATATGCTGGCCAGGCATATGCCGGCCAGTCCTACTCCCAGGGCTACTCATCTCAATCGTACAATACTCAGCCTTACAACTGA
- a CDS encoding uncharacterized protein (BUSCO:EOG092D1S42), whose translation MADSDGEYVADMSDDDIMDHTVTDGDPSATRTKGPKSFKKKRDRNESKAWEQSKRTWETDLPEEDDGMLNLAGYEAERRRRLLRDTTPLQRGIIRHLVLVLDMSFAMAEKDLLPTRHRLTLSYAAAFVREYFEQNPISQLAIVGMRDGVAVRISDMGGNPAEHLERLRDLEGQDPQGNPSLQNALEMCRGALFHAPSHGTREVLIIYGALLSSDPGDIHDTISNLIAERIRVSVVGLSAQVAICAELCSRTNAGDESQYNVAMDETHYKELFLAATTPPVNRTKEQSTSSLLMMGFPSRTLAPGGTTSYCACHSKPCREGYLCTRCSVKVCRLPSECPACGLTLILSTHLARSYHHLFPLRNWVEVPWAEATQSTACFSCQSPFLEPPKPNKEKGKDEAPVKAPAKGVSESGRYKCQVCGNHFCIDCDVFAHMVIHNCPGCQSQSQAVPAGVDGVAAAVPVEANGNGHTNGSGVMVIDG comes from the exons ATGGCCGACTCCGATGGCGAGTACGTCGCCGACATGTCGGACGACGACATCATGGACCACACCGTGACCGACGGCGACCCGAGCGCAACGCGAACCAAGGGCCCAAAGTcgttcaagaagaagcgcgaCCGCAACGAATCGAAGGCTTGGGAGCAGTCCAAGCGAACATGGGAGACGGACCTCCccgaggaagacgatggcaTGCTCAACCTGGCGGGCTACGAGGCCGAGCGGCgcaggcggctgctgcgcgaCACGACGCCCCTGCAGAGAGGCATCATACGGCacctggtgctggtgctggacaTGTCGTTCGCCATGGCCGAGAAGGACCTGCTGCCCACGCGGCACAGGCTGACGCTGAGCTACGCGGCGGCGTTTGTGAGGGAGTACTTTGAGCAAAACCCGATTTCACAGCTGGCCATTGTGGGCATGAGGGATGGCGTGGCGGTTCGGATAAGCGATATGGGAGGCAATCCCGCCGAGCATCTGGAGCGGCTGCGAGATTTGGAGGGCCAGGATCCACAGGGCAATCCGAGCTTGCAGAATGCGTTGGAAATGTGTCGTGGAGCGTTGTT TCATGCTCCCTCGCACGGAACACGAGAAGTGCTTATTATCTACGGCGCTCTACTATCGAGTGACCCGGGCGACATTCACGACACTATCAGCAACCTCATCGCCGAGCGAATACGAGTATCTGTTGTCGGACTGTCTGCTCAGGTTGCTATTTGCGCAGAGCTCTGCTCGAGAACGAACGCGGGCGACGAATCACAATACAATGTCGCCATGGACGAAACACACTACAAGGAGCTCTTCCTGGCGGCAACTACACCCCCTGTGAACCGAACAAAAGAGCAGAGCACATCTAGTCTCCTAATGATGGGCTTCCCGTCACGGACTCTTGCTCCCGGAGGGACCACAAGCTACTGTGCTTGTCACAGCAAGCCTTGTCGAGAGGGCTATCTCTGCACTCGATGCAGCGTCAAAGTCTGCAGACTACCTTCAGAGTGTCCCGCCTGTGGGCTGACGCTTATTCTATCTACACATCTTGCTCGGTCATATCACCATCTCTTCCCACTGCGAAATTGGGTCGAAGTGCCTTGGGCCGAAGCGACGCAGTCCACAGCTTGTTTCTCCTGCCAGAGTCCCTTTCTGGAGCCCCCGAAGCCtaacaaggaaaaaggaaaagacgaAGCACCCGTCAAGGCGCCCGCCAAGGGCGTAAGTGAAAGCGGGAGGTATAAGTGCCAAGTGTGCGGGAACCACTTCTGCATTGACTGTGATGTCTTTGCTCATATGGTGATACATAACTGTCCCGGATGCCAGAGCCAGTCACAGGCTGTACCTGCTGGTGTTGATGGCGTTGCGGCAGCCGTGCCGGTGGAAGCAAATGGGAATGGGCATACGAACGGTAGTGGAGTCATGGTCATAGACGGATAG